A single region of the Pelobates fuscus isolate aPelFus1 chromosome 4, aPelFus1.pri, whole genome shotgun sequence genome encodes:
- the IBA57 gene encoding putative transferase CAF17, mitochondrial translates to MVLVWGSRCLSLPLRPCYRGLSGLCLPLAPRRSLLRLRGPHTPAFLQGLITNDAARLNEGAMYAHLLNVQGRSMYDVILYRLSTENDDPSDILLECDISAVEPIQSHLKVYNFRKKVDVQPCPELSVWAVISSQTNLEPPNKKLPAPAVLCTPDPRVAVMGWRLVAQTGANVKDLLPNCQMGCFHDYCKHRYEQGVPEGVHDIPPGVALPLESNVVYLNGISFSKGCYVGQELTARTHHTGVIRKRLVPVRLPSPLTPGTQGLEIITASGKAAGKYRAGLGDLGLALLRLAHVNEELHMKVDNQGLVNVKASIPEWWPKPTE, encoded by the exons ATGGTGCTGGTGTGGGGGTCGCGGTGTCTCTCACTCCCTCTCCGGCCCTGTTACCGCGGGCTGAGCGGCCTGTGCCTCCCCCTGGCCCCGCGCCGCTCCCTGCTCCGGCTCCGGGGGCCGCACACGCCCGCCTTCCTGCAGGGCCTGATAACCAATGACGCAGCGCGGCTGAACGAAGGCGCCATGTACGCTCACCTGCTCAACGTGCAGGGGCGGAGCATGTATGACGTCATCCTATACAG GCTCTCTACTGAAAATGATGACCCTAGTGATATCCTTCTGGAGTGTGATATCTCTGCAGTGGAACCAATTCAGTCACATCTAAAGGTGTATAACTTTAGGAAGAAGGTGGACGTCCAGCCATGTCCTGAGCTATCTGTGTGGGCTGTGATCTCAAGTCAGACAAATCTGGAACCTCCGAATAAAAAGCTTCCTGCACCTGCTGTACTCTGCACTCCTGATCCCAGAGTTGCCGTCATGGGTTGGAGATTGGTGGCGCAGACCGGAGCGAATGTCAAAGATCTCCTGCCTAACTGTCAAATGGGATGTTTTCATGATTATTGCAAGCACAGATATGAGCAGG GTGTCCCGGAAGGCGTGCATGATATTCCCCCAGGAGTGGCCTTACCGTTGGAATCCAACGTGGTCTACTTGAACGGCATCAGTTTCTCCAAAGGCTGCTACGTTGGCCAAGAATTAACTGCAAGAACTCATCACACCGGAGTTATCCGGAAACGCCTAGTTCCTGTGCGCCTGCCATCTCCCTTAACACCTGGTACCCAAGGACTGGAAATAATAACTGCGTCAGGAAAGGCAGCAGGCAAATACAGAGCTGGATTGGGGGACCTAGGTTTAGCTTTACTTAGACTAGCACATGTCAATGAAGAACTCCACATGAAAGTGGACAACCAAGGACTGGTTAATGTGAAAGCCTCCATACCAGAATGGTGGCCAAAACCCACTGAATAA